The following DNA comes from Sebastes umbrosus isolate fSebUmb1 chromosome 8, fSebUmb1.pri, whole genome shotgun sequence.
ATCATTATATAATCATGTaatccagtcttttttttttttcttttttttttactaaagcaGCATACAGCtcgccccctccctccctccaccctgaGGATCCATTTATGCAGCTCCTGCTGAGCAAACCCATGAATGCCAATTATATACATGTGGGTGGGCATCAACACATAGCTTAAGTTTACATAATTCACTGTTTGTGGTCTGGTGCGCAAAAAACATATCAAAAAATGGGAGAGATTTGTGTTAAATGCAAGCAATGTGCCCATGACTCATGGTTTTATACAGTGCAGTACAGGAGGAGTGTGTGGATACCAGATTGTGTTCAAAGTGTGTGTTTACGGGGGTGCAGTCTGTGTGTGGGAGTTTCAGCAGGTGTAGACTTTGTGGTGCATACAGGATGGGAATTTTCTCAAACTCTTGAGATGGAAGATGTGTTTCGCAGACGCAAAAAGCAAATTGTGTGCCATCAGTTTAACTCATTCTGCATGCCGACACATTAACAGTAAAGTCAATCGCATGCAGCATCCCTCCTAAATGTCAGTATCACAGTATCCTCCTCAagcctctttctcttccttctgtctttgttttgcagAGAACGGATCTCCCTAAGGCGCGGTGTCTGTCTGCGTTTGTCTGAAAGAGAGACGAGAGAGGGAGGCAACACGAATACCGCACAGCCAGACATCATGCAAGGAGAAACCTTCCCTCGCTGCAGAGTGCTGAAATGTTAGCACTGAGGAGCGAGTGTGTCAGATCAAATCAGCAGACTGTTTACCATAGGGGGGGCGATAAGAGCTGCTTGACACTAGACTCCCTAACGCCCTGTGTGTGGTTTAAAGCCATCAAGAAAAGACGTGTTAACTGATCTTTCAACGGCACTTTTCTTTCCACCTCACCCCCCGCGTCAGGTTCAGCAATCCAGAAGAAAGGAGCCGAGATGGAGTGGTCACTAGAGAACGTGAGGGAGATGGTGGCTGGAGGGATGCAGTCTATAAGGGAGTGTGAGATCTGTGCTTTCGCCATAGCcatgtgtgtgctgctgctgtttatgTGGTATTGTTACAGGGTGGGCCGGGAGCATGGCTCCAGCCCGCTGCGTGGGAGGTATCTGGCCGGGCCCAGCCGAATCGGAGGGGTGGTGGGGGGCTTCATGAGTTCAGACTGCCGCGGCAGGGGCAAAGGGAAGCACGGGTCGATGCTGGAAGAGCAGAACGGCTTCGCTTTCTGCCAGTCGTCGGAGTGCTTCCGATGCACCAGCGCCGGGGAGAGTCTGAACCAGAGGCTCTATCACAGCCTGCAGGATTACGCCAAGCGCTACACCTGGTCAGGTATGGGCAGGGTGCACAAAGGAGTCCGCGATCAAGGCCGATACCTCAACAGTCGACCGACCATCCAGCGGCCAGAGGTCTTCTTCCTCCCAGACCTGCCGTCGGCTCCGTTCTTCTCCAGAGAAGTGCAGAGACACGACGTGGAGCTGCTGGAGCAGAGCTTCCCCGCCCTTCTGGCCGAGTTCGAGAGCATCTACCACCAGCCTCCGGCCCGCAGCGGCTCCTCGCTGCCGCCGGGGTGGAAATCCAACAACACTCCCCGCGGCCAGTGGTGGACCTACTACCTGGTCAACCAAGGCACCCCTCTGGTTCTTAATGTCAGGAGGTGCCCGCGGGCCTGGAGGGTGCTGGGCCAGCTGCGCACCTTCATCGCCAACAACGTGTTCGGAAACGCCTGCTTCTCCGTGCTGACGCCTGGAGCTCTGATCACGGAGCATTACGGTCCAACAAACGTCCGGCTGCGCTGCCACCTGGGTAAGAGAGAGAACCGTTTAGTGAGCCGATTCAACCATGTGATGTCTGAGGCTCGGTGTGTATTCAACTTAACACAACAGCAGATGACTAAAAAAAGAATAAGCACATTTAACTAGAGAGGTGAAACAGCTGCTGTGGTGTTCAGACTGAACATCTGGATCCTCATGGGTCATGATTGCACATGGCTGAAATTTAGCGGCTTGTGTGATTATATTTTTTCGTATTCACTGCACATGACGTTTGATTCTATTTCCAACTGTTCCCGGTGAGGTGGCTataaatagtgacgtttattgTTGTAGACGGGGTCTTTCGTAAGATGCTTTAAACAGAATATTGTAATAATACAGGACACTCTAAGAGGAGGGCATTTTGTCTGGGATGTGTCACCTGGGAGATTggatagaaacacaaaatgcttTGCTGTTCCATAATGACACATGGActtgttattatttttctctgGCAGGTCTCAGAGTGCCCCCTTCCTGTGAGCTTGTAGTTGGTGGAGAGCCACAGTGCTGGTCTGAGGGCAGCTGTCTGCTTTTTGATGACTCCTTCCTCCACAGGGCCTTCCACGAGGGTAAGAAGGGATTAAAACTGAATCTTTTATTGCACTCGGCCCCTTtcttatttattccttttaaGGAGGATTTACCTAAAAATGGTATAATCCAATATTAGGCCAACTGAGAGCCTTTTAAAGGAgtcctattatgcttttttccctttcctttagtgcat
Coding sequences within:
- the asphd2 gene encoding aspartate beta-hydroxylase domain-containing protein 2 yields the protein MEWSLENVREMVAGGMQSIRECEICAFAIAMCVLLLFMWYCYRVGREHGSSPLRGRYLAGPSRIGGVVGGFMSSDCRGRGKGKHGSMLEEQNGFAFCQSSECFRCTSAGESLNQRLYHSLQDYAKRYTWSGMGRVHKGVRDQGRYLNSRPTIQRPEVFFLPDLPSAPFFSREVQRHDVELLEQSFPALLAEFESIYHQPPARSGSSLPPGWKSNNTPRGQWWTYYLVNQGTPLVLNVRRCPRAWRVLGQLRTFIANNVFGNACFSVLTPGALITEHYGPTNVRLRCHLGLRVPPSCELVVGGEPQCWSEGSCLLFDDSFLHRAFHEGGADDGPRVVFMVDLWHPNVAAAERQALDYIFTPGRLEDKEGK